A window of the Streptomyces finlayi genome harbors these coding sequences:
- a CDS encoding carbohydrate ABC transporter permease encodes MTATGTTYKAPGAGGGVQPRPPRRRRSVSPARQPGWTPWLYLLPALVLLGALLVYPIYQLGLISFLEYTQAQVSGGEPTTFKGFGNYGTLFRDSQFWQVLLATVVFAAACVVATLMTGCALAVLLTRIRALPRLALMMAALGAWATPAVTGSTVWVFLFDPDFGPVNRVLGLGDFSWTYGRYSAFALVLLEVLWCSFPFVMVTVYAGIRAIPTEVLEAASLDGASQWRIWRSVMAPMLRPILVVVTIQSIIWDFKVFTQIYVMTNGGGIAGQNLVLNVYAYQKAFASSQYSLGSAIGVVMLVILLAVTLVYLRLVRRQGEEL; translated from the coding sequence ATGACCGCGACCGGCACCACGTACAAGGCTCCCGGGGCGGGCGGCGGCGTACAGCCCCGCCCGCCCCGGCGCCGCCGCTCCGTCTCACCCGCCCGGCAGCCGGGCTGGACCCCCTGGCTCTACCTCCTGCCCGCGCTGGTCCTCCTCGGGGCGCTCCTCGTCTACCCGATCTACCAGCTGGGCCTGATCTCCTTCCTGGAGTACACCCAGGCCCAGGTCAGCGGCGGCGAGCCGACCACCTTCAAGGGGTTCGGCAACTACGGGACACTCTTCCGCGACAGCCAGTTCTGGCAGGTGCTGCTGGCGACCGTCGTCTTCGCCGCGGCCTGCGTGGTCGCCACCCTCATGACCGGCTGCGCGCTCGCCGTCCTGCTGACCCGGATCCGCGCCCTGCCCCGGCTCGCGCTGATGATGGCCGCGCTCGGCGCCTGGGCGACCCCCGCCGTCACCGGGTCCACCGTCTGGGTCTTCCTCTTCGACCCCGACTTCGGACCGGTCAACCGTGTCCTGGGGCTCGGCGACTTCTCCTGGACGTACGGGCGCTACAGCGCCTTCGCCCTGGTGCTCCTCGAAGTGCTCTGGTGCTCGTTCCCGTTCGTGATGGTGACCGTCTACGCCGGCATCCGGGCCATCCCCACGGAGGTGCTGGAGGCGGCTTCCCTGGACGGCGCGTCGCAGTGGCGGATCTGGCGGTCGGTCATGGCACCGATGCTCCGGCCGATCCTGGTCGTCGTCACGATCCAGTCGATCATCTGGGACTTCAAGGTGTTCACCCAGATCTACGTCATGACCAACGGCGGCGGCATCGCCGGCCAGAACCTGGTGCTCAACGTGTACGCGTACCAGAAGGCGTTCGCGTCCTCGCAGTACAGCCTCGGCTCGGCGATCGGTGTCGTGATGCTGGTGATCCTGCTGGCCGTGACGCTGGTCTATCTGCGCCTCGTCCGGCGCCAGGGGGAGGAACTGTGA